From a region of the Odoribacter splanchnicus DSM 20712 genome:
- a CDS encoding ISAs1 family transposase, whose translation MTAIPAVLSEIDIEEAIVSIDAMGTQREIVDLILDKKGHYLLSVKGNQKSLYEDIECAFKVNGGLDKDTSVDKDHGRIEVRKCCILPAREYLLAETIRSWRGPGTIIKIESSREINGKTTYETRYYISDEIGLSASYFQKLIRGHRSIENQLHWHLDVTFKEDNCRARKGYSSQNLSVLRKVALHIVSEQKDKLSLKRRLYKAALDINYLRKLLGY comes from the coding sequence ATAACAGCCATCCCTGCTGTCTTGTCGGAGATTGACATTGAAGAGGCGATTGTCTCCATAGATGCCATGGGGACACAGCGAGAGATCGTTGACTTAATACTTGATAAGAAAGGCCATTATTTGTTGTCGGTAAAGGGCAATCAGAAATCTCTGTATGAAGATATTGAATGTGCATTTAAAGTAAACGGCGGCCTTGATAAAGATACGAGCGTAGATAAAGATCATGGAAGGATAGAGGTCAGGAAGTGCTGCATTCTTCCTGCAAGGGAATATCTGCTTGCGGAAACTATTCGATCCTGGAGGGGACCGGGCACGATTATAAAAATAGAGTCAAGTCGGGAAATAAACGGGAAGACAACCTATGAAACCAGATATTATATCAGTGATGAGATCGGATTAAGCGCGTCTTACTTTCAAAAGCTGATAAGGGGACACCGGAGCATTGAAAACCAACTTCATTGGCACCTGGATGTTACTTTTAAAGAGGATAATTGCAGGGCAAGGAAAGGATACTCCTCGCAAAACTTGTCAGTGCTTAGAAAAGTAGCTTTACATATCGTATCAGAACAAAAAGACAAACTGAGTCTAAAAAGAAGACTTTACAAAGCAGCCTTGGATATTAACTATTTAAGAAAATTATTGGGATACTAA
- a CDS encoding SusC/RagA family TonB-linked outer membrane protein, which translates to MRKRLYLLLAFLWMGVCMLSAQTKNVSGRILSAENDEPIAGATVLVKGTSIGVASDAHGHFTLKVPESATELIVSFMGMETQEVGIKANLTIRLKSANEKLDEVMVVAYGTAKKSSFTGAAEVIKNEQLEKMNVVSVTKALEGTSPGLQVMGGTGQPGSGAAIRIRGIGSLSSSSAPLYVLNGVVFDGDISSINPDDIESISVLKDAASAALYGARGANGVIMIQTKKGNAEKSTLSVKAVWGFSSRAIPEYSRIGIKDYYETSWEAYRNALVGTGQSMEKASEYAAANLINKQLGGYNNYNIPADKLISADGKVDASARLLYHDNWGDALFRTGLKQDYMLSMSGGSDKTTYYLSLGWLDEEGIMTRTDYQRFTARANINSQFTDWFNLEGNMGYTNDKSNQMMQAAGTYAINPFFYSRMIAPIFPIYKRDEQGNYILDSEGNKVFDYGEKRPFNGRTNNLATLIHDAVWNQTDNFNINVTAGTKFLRHFTFKVSGSADILNRRYTKMYNNKFGDAANVGGRGSVEALRIESLTFNQILNFNKELGLHNVSAMVGHESYRYVEKSVFAQRTGFPLEMSNDLVFGAQLEDGSSQTDEHAIEGWFGQVGYDYANRYYISGSYRRDGSSRFYKDSRWGDFWSVGASWRISQEAFMKNAKWMDNLKLKVSYGVQGNDNILDENGYPYYYAWQNFFEPYPNHDFGGVIHSTTGNRDLHWEKNTNFNVGLEFSFLNRIRGEVDYFIRKGEDMLYAVPVPYSTGLPSIMQNAASMDNKGIELQLSFDILKERAFKWTLDFNLTHYKNKLTKLTQDEVWVSTKKWVEGGSIYDFWLMKWAGVDAENGDELWWYKNGDAWEKTNDYSLASKDPKSKQYVGSAIPKVYGGFTNNFSWKGLNLSVFFSYSVGGKMYDSNYQRLMHAGSLGHAWHKDILKRWRKPGDVTDVPRIEKGNRYISRSSNRFLKDASYLSLRNINLSYTLPAEWSSRVGMSSVKVFVSGDNLVTFTKLKGMDPTQAFSGVSDNTYVPNRVVSVGLNINF; encoded by the coding sequence ATGAGAAAACGATTGTATCTGTTACTTGCATTCCTTTGGATGGGGGTATGCATGCTGAGTGCGCAGACGAAAAATGTTTCAGGACGTATCTTGTCTGCAGAAAATGATGAACCGATAGCCGGTGCTACGGTATTGGTCAAGGGTACATCTATCGGGGTGGCTTCTGATGCACATGGGCATTTTACGCTGAAAGTGCCGGAATCTGCTACCGAATTAATAGTTTCGTTTATGGGAATGGAAACACAGGAAGTGGGAATCAAAGCGAATCTGACGATTCGGTTGAAGTCTGCCAACGAGAAATTGGATGAAGTGATGGTCGTGGCTTATGGAACAGCTAAAAAATCGAGCTTTACAGGTGCTGCAGAGGTGATAAAGAACGAACAGTTGGAAAAAATGAATGTCGTGTCTGTCACCAAAGCATTGGAAGGCACATCGCCGGGTTTGCAGGTGATGGGCGGCACCGGTCAGCCGGGCTCGGGAGCTGCAATCCGTATCCGTGGTATCGGTTCGCTGTCATCCTCTTCTGCTCCTTTGTATGTGTTGAACGGAGTTGTTTTTGACGGGGATATCAGTTCCATCAATCCGGATGATATAGAATCAATTTCAGTGTTGAAGGATGCGGCTTCGGCAGCCTTGTACGGTGCGCGTGGAGCCAATGGTGTCATTATGATACAGACCAAAAAGGGAAATGCCGAGAAGTCGACGCTGAGCGTCAAGGCTGTCTGGGGATTTTCATCCCGTGCAATTCCCGAATATTCCAGAATCGGAATAAAGGATTATTACGAGACTTCCTGGGAAGCATACAGAAATGCGTTGGTGGGGACAGGACAATCCATGGAAAAGGCTTCCGAATATGCTGCAGCCAATCTTATCAACAAGCAGCTCGGCGGCTATAACAATTATAACATTCCCGCCGATAAACTGATAAGTGCAGATGGTAAGGTGGATGCTTCCGCCCGGTTGCTCTATCATGACAATTGGGGCGATGCACTGTTCCGTACCGGGTTGAAGCAGGATTATATGCTTTCCATGAGCGGAGGCTCGGACAAGACCACCTATTATCTTTCGCTTGGCTGGCTGGACGAGGAGGGGATTATGACCCGTACGGACTATCAGCGTTTCACGGCAAGAGCGAATATTAACAGTCAGTTTACCGACTGGTTCAATCTGGAGGGAAATATGGGGTATACCAATGACAAGAGCAATCAGATGATGCAGGCAGCGGGAACATATGCCATCAACCCGTTCTTTTATTCCCGTATGATTGCTCCGATATTCCCGATTTACAAGCGCGACGAGCAAGGTAATTATATATTGGACAGTGAGGGAAACAAGGTTTTTGATTATGGAGAGAAACGCCCTTTCAACGGACGGACCAACAATCTGGCGACATTGATTCATGATGCAGTCTGGAATCAGACCGATAATTTCAATATCAACGTCACTGCCGGTACGAAGTTCTTGCGCCACTTTACTTTCAAAGTGAGCGGTAGTGCGGATATATTGAATCGTCGTTATACCAAAATGTATAACAATAAGTTCGGTGATGCAGCCAATGTCGGAGGACGAGGCAGCGTGGAGGCTTTGAGGATAGAATCGCTTACATTCAACCAGATATTGAATTTTAATAAAGAGCTCGGACTGCATAATGTATCTGCAATGGTGGGACATGAAAGTTATCGGTATGTAGAGAAGAGTGTTTTTGCACAGCGTACCGGTTTCCCATTGGAGATGTCGAATGATTTGGTATTTGGTGCGCAGTTGGAGGATGGCAGTAGCCAGACCGATGAGCATGCGATAGAAGGTTGGTTCGGGCAGGTGGGGTATGATTATGCCAATCGCTACTATATATCAGGTTCTTATCGCCGGGACGGTAGTTCGCGTTTCTATAAAGACAGCCGTTGGGGTGACTTCTGGTCGGTGGGTGCATCCTGGAGAATTTCGCAGGAAGCCTTTATGAAAAATGCCAAATGGATGGACAACTTGAAGTTGAAAGTGTCGTACGGAGTGCAAGGAAATGATAATATCCTTGATGAAAATGGATATCCCTATTACTATGCATGGCAGAATTTCTTCGAGCCATATCCCAATCATGATTTTGGAGGCGTCATTCATAGCACGACAGGCAATAGGGATTTGCATTGGGAGAAAAATACCAATTTCAATGTCGGCCTTGAATTCAGTTTCCTGAACCGTATCCGTGGTGAGGTGGACTATTTTATCCGTAAGGGGGAAGATATGCTGTATGCTGTTCCTGTCCCTTATTCCACTGGGTTGCCTTCCATCATGCAGAATGCCGCATCGATGGACAACAAGGGAATAGAGCTGCAATTGTCTTTTGATATTCTAAAGGAAAGGGCATTCAAGTGGACGTTGGATTTTAATTTGACCCACTATAAGAATAAATTGACTAAGCTGACGCAAGATGAGGTTTGGGTCAGTACGAAAAAATGGGTGGAAGGCGGTTCTATCTATGATTTCTGGCTGATGAAATGGGCAGGGGTGGATGCTGAAAACGGAGATGAATTGTGGTGGTATAAAAACGGAGATGCCTGGGAAAAGACAAATGATTATTCGTTGGCGTCCAAAGATCCGAAGAGTAAACAGTATGTAGGTTCTGCTATCCCTAAAGTATATGGCGGTTTTACCAATAATTTTTCGTGGAAGGGGTTGAACCTGTCGGTATTTTTCTCCTATTCTGTCGGAGGCAAGATGTATGACAGCAATTACCAGCGTTTGATGCATGCCGGCAGTTTGGGACATGCATGGCATAAGGATATATTGAAACGTTGGAGAAAACCGGGTGATGTGACCGATGTGCCAAGAATTGAAAAGGGTAATCGGTATATTTCAAGATCCAGCAATCGCTTCTTGAAGGATGCTTCTTACCTGTCGTTGCGTAACATCAATCTTTCCTATACGCTTCCTGCGGAGTGGAGTAGCCGTGTGGGAATGTCGTCCGTCAAGGTGTTTGTGAGCGGGGACAATCTGGTGACTTTTACAAAATTGAAAGGAATGGACCCGACCCAGGCGTTCTCCGGAGTGAGCGATAATACCTACGTGCCGAACCGAGTGGTTTCTGTTGGTTTGAATATTAATTTCTAA
- a CDS encoding RagB/SusD family nutrient uptake outer membrane protein, whose amino-acid sequence MKILYILPLVWMLVFTSCNSDFLDREPSNKYTDDILLTSTEGGMMLLNGTLRRTYISYESHAQYGQKAVDIMTDMLGEDYYTGDGYWNNYESWYSWLAHRSANDEDNKFVWMYYYGTIDNMNLLLAHVDAMKGEQKERDNLKGQAYAFRAHSYFKLVQLYAERYKPEGRNTQLGIPVYTHPTSEGKARSTVEEVYTRINTDLDSAMMLLTEDRIHISHFNLNVAQGIKAEVLLTMGKYKEAAKMAHEARQGFGLMPQELFAAGFNSVNNPEWMWGMQIKVDQSTIYASYFSNTDPCSIGYNELGNEKRINSQLYDAMNDSDVRKSVCVGADGATLECDNGEFEVPPYTVNKFRLPSYANWSGDYCYMRAAEMYLIEAEGLARSDQSKEAAKVLYELVSARDPKYKLPDVTGNALVEEVMLQRRLELLGEGFRFMDMKRLNLSLDRTDKGHEETFLKPAKVDAGDIRWQFLIPTQEMTSNPNMVQND is encoded by the coding sequence ATGAAGATACTATATATATTGCCGTTGGTTTGGATGTTGGTGTTTACATCCTGCAACAGTGATTTTTTGGATCGAGAACCGTCGAATAAATATACGGATGATATATTGCTTACTTCGACGGAGGGAGGTATGATGCTGCTGAACGGTACGTTGCGCCGCACTTATATCAGTTATGAGTCTCATGCACAATACGGGCAGAAGGCGGTGGATATCATGACCGATATGCTGGGAGAGGATTATTACACGGGAGATGGTTACTGGAACAATTATGAATCGTGGTATTCCTGGTTGGCACACAGAAGTGCGAATGATGAAGATAATAAATTTGTATGGATGTACTATTACGGTACGATCGACAATATGAATCTTTTGCTTGCGCATGTGGATGCCATGAAGGGAGAGCAGAAGGAGCGCGATAATCTGAAAGGACAGGCGTACGCATTTCGTGCACACAGCTATTTCAAGTTGGTGCAGTTGTATGCGGAGCGTTATAAACCGGAAGGCCGTAACACCCAATTGGGAATCCCCGTATATACGCATCCGACCAGTGAGGGAAAAGCCCGCAGTACGGTGGAAGAGGTGTATACTCGCATTAATACCGACCTTGATTCGGCGATGATGCTGTTGACGGAAGATAGGATACATATCAGCCATTTTAATTTGAATGTGGCTCAGGGAATCAAAGCGGAAGTGTTGCTGACGATGGGAAAATATAAAGAGGCTGCCAAGATGGCACACGAGGCGAGACAGGGCTTTGGTCTGATGCCGCAAGAATTGTTCGCAGCCGGTTTTAACAGTGTGAACAATCCGGAGTGGATGTGGGGTATGCAGATAAAGGTTGACCAATCGACTATTTACGCTTCCTATTTTTCAAATACGGATCCCTGTTCAATAGGATATAATGAGCTCGGTAATGAAAAGCGGATAAATTCGCAGTTGTATGATGCGATGAATGACAGCGATGTGAGGAAATCGGTATGTGTCGGTGCCGACGGTGCGACATTGGAATGTGACAATGGTGAATTTGAAGTTCCTCCTTATACGGTGAATAAATTCCGTCTGCCGTCTTATGCCAACTGGTCCGGGGATTATTGTTATATGCGTGCAGCCGAAATGTATCTGATTGAGGCAGAAGGGTTGGCTCGCTCCGACCAGAGCAAAGAAGCAGCGAAAGTCCTGTATGAGCTGGTAAGTGCCCGCGATCCGAAATATAAGCTTCCGGATGTGACAGGGAATGCCTTGGTGGAAGAGGTGATGTTGCAGCGTCGTCTGGAACTTTTGGGAGAGGGATTCCGCTTTATGGATATGAAGCGTTTGAATCTGTCGCTTGACCGTACAGATAAGGGACATGAAGAGACATTCCTTAAGCCTGCGAAGGTGGATGCCGGCGATATCCGGTGGCAGTTCCTGATTCCGACACAGGAAATGACTTCAAATCCGAATATGGTGCAGAACGATTGA
- a CDS encoding ArnT family glycosyltransferase, translating into MSIDRWVLLCLVCLTTFFVDNSVLVPDIMESRNIVTAREMVYDGNWIAPTMNGELRLEKPPLPTWLTAVVEMIAPDNLGWQRGVAGLAALLLVFYFYCFVKNILGVAPFVSALILCTCHNVILMGRTASWDIYCHAFMLGAVYHLAVAIKGMGGKWRHCIVAGVLAGLSIMSKGPVSVYALLLPFVIAFAFVMRPCIKGCRVAIGVMCVIALVVGGWWFVYIHLSYPNELAAVVGKESGAWISYNVRPWYYYWKFFLESGVWAGLLITATVLPVWNRQLRHNKLYLLPLLWMLVALVLLSLLPEKKMRYIFPLLIPASMLMGELVDWWKKSFVCGAVKRTDSLIFRSNVWLVAIAVALLPVAGWIFMFSCGKMTLLLWFVVTCICLGVVFVLVWSGLRMRVSYMENKGTGILFYFLEQYPRPFVLTIFNPIKYVRSVF; encoded by the coding sequence ATGAGTATTGATAGATGGGTGCTTTTGTGTTTGGTCTGTCTGACGACATTCTTTGTGGACAATTCAGTATTGGTGCCGGACATAATGGAGTCAAGAAATATAGTTACTGCCCGAGAAATGGTTTATGACGGCAACTGGATTGCTCCGACGATGAATGGTGAATTGCGCTTGGAGAAACCACCGTTGCCGACATGGCTGACTGCCGTTGTTGAGATGATAGCTCCTGACAATCTGGGGTGGCAACGCGGTGTGGCAGGCTTGGCAGCCCTCCTTTTGGTGTTCTACTTTTATTGTTTTGTAAAAAACATTTTAGGAGTTGCTCCTTTTGTGTCTGCGCTGATTTTGTGTACATGCCATAATGTGATACTGATGGGACGTACGGCATCGTGGGATATATACTGTCATGCATTTATGCTGGGGGCGGTATATCATTTGGCGGTGGCAATAAAAGGAATGGGCGGGAAGTGGCGTCATTGTATCGTGGCGGGTGTGCTGGCGGGTCTTTCCATCATGAGTAAAGGGCCGGTGTCTGTTTATGCTCTCTTGCTGCCGTTTGTTATAGCGTTTGCTTTTGTGATGCGACCTTGTATCAAGGGGTGTCGGGTTGCGATTGGCGTAATGTGTGTGATTGCATTGGTGGTGGGTGGATGGTGGTTTGTATATATTCACTTATCTTATCCGAATGAACTGGCTGCGGTTGTGGGAAAGGAATCGGGGGCGTGGATTAGTTATAATGTACGTCCCTGGTATTATTATTGGAAATTCTTTTTAGAATCGGGGGTGTGGGCAGGTCTGCTGATTACGGCAACTGTCCTGCCTGTATGGAATAGGCAATTGAGACATAATAAATTGTATTTATTGCCATTGTTGTGGATGTTGGTGGCACTTGTTTTGCTGTCCTTATTGCCGGAAAAGAAGATGAGGTACATATTCCCATTGCTCATACCTGCCAGTATGTTAATGGGGGAACTGGTAGATTGGTGGAAAAAAAGTTTTGTCTGTGGTGCTGTAAAAAGAACGGATAGTCTGATATTCCGCAGTAATGTTTGGCTCGTTGCAATTGCTGTGGCACTTTTGCCCGTTGCGGGATGGATATTTATGTTTAGTTGCGGGAAGATGACTTTGTTGTTGTGGTTTGTTGTGACTTGTATTTGTTTGGGTGTGGTTTTTGTATTGGTATGGAGCGGTCTGCGTATGCGGGTGTCGTATATGGAAAACAAAGGGACGGGGATATTGTTCTATTTTTTGGAACAATACCCCCGTCCCTTTGTTCTGACGATCTTTAATCCAATAAAGTATGTTCGATCAGTATTTTAA
- a CDS encoding manganese efflux pump MntP, which yields MSFITILLIAIGLSMDSLAVSISGGICMKPFCIKKSLKMALTMGIFQGGMTWLGWAMGIHFSNYITDFDHWIAFVLLSYLGGKMVYESFKEEDSHLITFSSRMLFTLGVATSIDALAVGVSMAFLKTGIWFPASVIAFTTFFLSFSGVICGFRFGKIKGLKVELLGGLILIVIGVKILIEHTLLD from the coding sequence ATGAGCTTTATCACCATCCTATTAATTGCAATCGGTCTTTCTATGGACAGTTTAGCGGTCAGTATCAGTGGCGGCATATGTATGAAACCGTTCTGTATCAAGAAGTCTCTGAAAATGGCTTTGACCATGGGGATATTCCAGGGGGGTATGACCTGGCTGGGATGGGCGATGGGTATTCATTTCAGTAATTATATCACCGATTTCGATCACTGGATCGCCTTTGTTTTATTGAGTTATTTAGGTGGAAAGATGGTCTACGAATCCTTCAAAGAAGAGGATAGCCACCTGATTACCTTTTCTAGCCGGATGCTTTTCACCCTCGGCGTAGCGACCAGTATCGATGCCCTGGCTGTCGGCGTGAGTATGGCTTTTCTGAAAACGGGCATCTGGTTTCCGGCTTCAGTTATCGCTTTCACTACTTTCTTCCTTTCTTTCAGCGGAGTGATCTGTGGCTTCCGGTTCGGAAAAATCAAAGGCCTCAAAGTAGAACTACTCGGAGGCCTTATCTTAATTGTAATCGGTGTTAAAATACTGATCGAACATACTTTATTGGATTAA
- a CDS encoding GSCFA domain-containing protein: MELQTVVKLDKPSFRIDYSTRLMMLGSCFVENVGAKLEYFRFKTDINPCGIVYNPLSVADTLELLLAGKRFSQADLLRNGELWVSLSHHGRFSAREAGDCLQRINSRLEKSVAHLKTTNVLVITWGTAWVYRHRQLGRVVANCHKFPATDFERFRLSPEDIEQVYTDLLSRLHSRYPDMRVLFTVSPIRHWKDGAHANQLSKAVLLLAIDKLKQRLDYVSYFPSYEIVMDELRDYRFYTEDMLHISPQGIEYIWEKFQSLYMTSATEAWMKRIDKINKTLLHRPTDPDSSVYQELMKKTAQERERLERELSISFS; this comes from the coding sequence ATGGAACTACAGACTGTTGTCAAATTGGATAAACCTTCGTTTCGGATCGATTATTCGACCCGGCTCATGATGCTGGGTTCCTGCTTTGTCGAAAATGTTGGAGCGAAGCTGGAATATTTCAGGTTCAAGACGGATATCAATCCTTGTGGTATTGTATATAATCCCCTGTCTGTGGCTGATACGCTGGAGTTGTTATTGGCCGGTAAACGATTCTCGCAGGCCGATTTATTACGAAACGGGGAACTGTGGGTGAGTCTGAGCCATCATGGACGGTTTTCCGCCAGGGAAGCCGGGGACTGTTTACAGCGTATAAATTCCAGATTGGAAAAATCGGTAGCTCATTTAAAAACGACAAATGTCCTGGTGATTACCTGGGGAACTGCCTGGGTATACCGTCATCGGCAGTTGGGACGAGTCGTTGCCAATTGTCATAAATTTCCGGCCACTGATTTCGAGCGTTTCCGATTAAGCCCCGAAGATATCGAACAAGTGTATACCGATTTATTGTCCCGCCTGCACAGTCGTTATCCGGATATGAGGGTGCTGTTCACCGTGAGCCCTATCCGGCATTGGAAAGACGGAGCACATGCCAACCAGTTGAGTAAAGCGGTATTGTTGCTGGCCATCGATAAATTGAAGCAAAGGCTGGATTATGTCTCTTATTTCCCTTCTTATGAGATCGTGATGGACGAGCTTCGGGATTATCGTTTCTATACAGAAGATATGTTACACATCTCTCCGCAAGGAATCGAATATATCTGGGAGAAGTTTCAGTCCCTGTATATGACTTCGGCAACCGAAGCGTGGATGAAGCGCATCGATAAAATAAACAAGACTTTATTACACCGACCTACAGATCCTGATTCGTCTGTTTATCAGGAATTGATGAAAAAAACAGCTCAGGAGCGTGAACGGCTTGAACGTGAACTCAGTATTTCTTTCAGTTGA
- a CDS encoding SPOR domain-containing protein has translation MNKYLFFILFLFPVHLFAQEADTLIVEAEPHYDILQELRTESHNGGQVILDSDTPIDNLLQWHIHLNEKKKTFTGYRIQIYSVSSFGCNIENLKEMRNKFEETFQDIPAYLKYFDPDFKIRVGNYRNRLECIPDLHRIRKIYPASYAVKTEISLDELKRIPMQDIVTGTETAE, from the coding sequence ATGAATAAATATTTATTCTTTATATTATTCCTTTTTCCGGTCCATTTGTTTGCACAAGAAGCAGATACCCTGATCGTGGAAGCAGAACCGCATTACGATATTCTTCAGGAACTCAGGACGGAAAGTCATAACGGCGGACAGGTAATCCTCGACAGTGACACGCCGATAGACAATTTGCTGCAATGGCACATCCATCTGAATGAGAAAAAGAAAACTTTTACAGGTTACCGGATTCAAATCTATTCGGTCAGTTCATTCGGCTGCAACATCGAAAACCTAAAGGAAATGCGGAATAAGTTCGAAGAAACCTTCCAAGACATTCCGGCCTATTTGAAATATTTCGATCCGGATTTCAAAATCCGGGTAGGTAATTACAGAAACCGTTTGGAATGTATTCCTGATTTACACCGGATCCGTAAAATTTATCCGGCCAGTTATGCCGTAAAAACAGAGATTTCCCTGGATGAACTGAAACGAATCCCGATGCAGGATATCGTGACCGGGACAGAAACAGCGGAATAA
- a CDS encoding L-cysteine desulfidase family protein: MCQATDKQIIEVLKMETIPALGCTEPVACALACARCKEELGGVPEHIEVFVSGNIYKNGMGVGIPGTGMTGLPIAAALGAVCGKTEYGLEVLKEVSACNNLAVAKSLLDKQAVVIHLKEDAPDKLYAEAICKKGNDTVKTVIVHGHTNIILVEKNGKAVYRKDFTPVAAEKSDRAELSIARIWEFIHRIDVAEIEFVLEGAEMNKAISAEGLKSEYGLQIGKTLKENIDKGLLENDFLNNALICATAASDARMDGCEKPVMTNSGSGNQGITVYLPVVVAAEQFGCSREQLIRALALSNLVAAHIHYYMGHLSALCGILIAGTGAASAITYLMGGTYEQVVNTIKTMCSNLTGMMCDGAKQGCALKVYSGVSAAVQAALLSMKGIKTHNDGIIEEDIEKTIRNVGIIGTTGMEQTDKTILNIMCRKQ; encoded by the coding sequence ATGTGTCAGGCTACAGATAAACAAATCATAGAAGTACTGAAAATGGAAACGATTCCGGCATTAGGTTGTACGGAACCGGTTGCTTGTGCCTTAGCTTGTGCCCGATGTAAAGAGGAATTGGGTGGTGTTCCGGAACATATCGAAGTGTTCGTCAGTGGAAATATCTATAAGAACGGAATGGGAGTAGGTATTCCCGGTACCGGTATGACCGGACTGCCTATCGCCGCTGCTTTGGGTGCTGTTTGTGGAAAGACTGAATACGGCCTGGAAGTATTGAAGGAAGTTTCTGCTTGTAATAATTTGGCTGTTGCTAAATCTTTATTGGACAAGCAGGCTGTCGTTATCCATTTGAAAGAAGATGCTCCCGATAAATTGTATGCAGAAGCCATCTGTAAGAAAGGCAACGATACGGTAAAAACAGTGATTGTCCACGGACATACCAATATTATTCTGGTTGAAAAGAACGGGAAAGCAGTTTATCGTAAAGATTTTACGCCGGTAGCTGCCGAAAAGAGCGATCGTGCTGAATTAAGTATAGCCCGGATCTGGGAATTTATCCACCGGATCGACGTTGCAGAGATCGAGTTTGTATTGGAAGGTGCTGAAATGAACAAAGCGATTTCGGCTGAAGGTTTGAAGAGTGAATACGGTCTGCAGATCGGTAAGACCTTAAAAGAAAATATCGACAAAGGGTTGTTGGAAAACGACTTTTTGAACAATGCCTTGATTTGTGCCACCGCAGCTTCCGATGCTCGGATGGACGGTTGTGAAAAACCGGTGATGACTAATTCCGGTAGTGGAAATCAGGGAATTACGGTTTATCTTCCTGTCGTCGTGGCTGCCGAACAATTCGGTTGTTCCCGGGAGCAATTGATCCGGGCCTTGGCTTTGAGTAATCTGGTAGCTGCCCATATCCATTATTATATGGGACACCTTTCTGCTTTGTGTGGAATTCTGATTGCCGGTACGGGGGCTGCTTCGGCGATTACTTATCTGATGGGGGGAACCTACGAACAGGTAGTCAACACTATTAAGACTATGTGTTCCAACCTGACCGGAATGATGTGTGACGGAGCGAAACAAGGTTGTGCCCTGAAAGTATATTCCGGCGTTTCTGCTGCCGTACAGGCCGCTCTGTTATCCATGAAAGGAATCAAAACTCACAATGACGGTATTATTGAAGAAGATATTGAAAAAACGATCCGCAATGTCGGAATCATCGGTACCACCGGTATGGAACAGACCGATAAGACGATTCTGAACATTATGTGTCGGAAACAATAA
- a CDS encoding DUF6261 family protein, with the protein MNSNICEVLLALVGKYRHNIPAMPYCQETGAIKNLMQDLKLEANAAHIQTLFAGHWMSVLRTASEQFEQMMFTRSDATSEATMDAAKVAHEAAQMTFGKLCEMVNALAIVNGDAAYKYIIDRINQLVAELHNVVACRRSCKKSDETADSDSSTDTPAPSPVEE; encoded by the coding sequence ATGAATTCGAATATCTGCGAGGTGCTGCTGGCTTTGGTCGGCAAGTATAGGCATAACATCCCGGCTATGCCTTACTGCCAGGAAACCGGCGCCATCAAGAATCTGATGCAGGACCTGAAGCTCGAAGCCAATGCCGCCCATATCCAAACGTTGTTTGCCGGGCATTGGATGAGTGTTCTCCGTACGGCTAGCGAACAATTCGAGCAGATGATGTTCACCCGTTCGGATGCTACCTCCGAAGCCACAATGGACGCCGCCAAAGTAGCCCACGAGGCAGCACAGATGACTTTCGGAAAGCTGTGCGAAATGGTTAACGCCCTTGCTATTGTGAACGGTGATGCAGCCTACAAGTACATCATTGACCGTATCAACCAGCTGGTGGCCGAATTACACAACGTGGTTGCCTGTCGCCGTTCCTGTAAGAAATCCGATGAGACCGCCGACTCTGATTCTTCTACCGACACCCCGGCTCCATCGCCTGTGGAGGAATAA